GATAATCGAGTTATTATAACATTGAAAATGCGTTTATGTCTGAGATATTTGTCGGTTACAACTGATTTATAACGGTCAGAttataagttttaatttaatttagttcaaGTGAACTTTCACATTAATTTTAGAGGAAGGGCTTTGCCACAATTGTAAGGTTATTGTCAAAACAGCCTCATTTCACAGTTCATGTGTTAATGTGTAGATTGTATGAAGCAAGACCCAGAGGAGGGTGAAGGGTCTGAGAGGAGATTCACTGAGCTTTTGTCACAGGAAGTAAGGCAGAAGGAAGCCATAGCTGAGGAGAAACAAAGGATAGCCGACACGACACTCTTGGAGGCAAAGAAACTAGCATCACAGTATCAGAAGGAGGCTGATAAGTGCAACTCAGGGATGGAGACATGTGAGGAGGCTAGGGAGAGAGCTGAGGCAGCTCTTGTGAATCAGATGAAGGAGACTGCATTGTGGGAACTGAGGGCTCGGCAAAGAGGATGGAAAGAGAGCGCTTTTAAGATATCAAGGGCTCACTTTTGAATACAGATATCATCTTCTGCCCTGTGTTTTTTCAGTAGAttgttcattcttcttctattcatcgACTTATTTTTGTGGTTACTTGATATATTGTTTAATGAACAAATTAGATAAGTAATTATTGTTCACCTATTCAACTTTCTCTTGAATCAATGACTTTTTCTTCAATTGATTTCTTTGAAGCTAGATTTATGAACTACTAATACACTATCATCCCCATCACTCACTGTGGAAGTGGCGTGAGCTTTTTGGAATAACGCTTCTCCAATaccgaaaatataaaaaggaaaatgCTGCTCTTTATACTGTAATTATCACTTTATGCAACTGATAACTGTACTACACGTGATAGATACGTAAAACATATTAGCTAAACCCAGATAAAATATGGTCCTATTATAGATCGTTACATCCAAATTAACTGATTCAGCCACAGCTACCTAGGAATATGTTGTTACTAGGGTCTTCAAAATCTGTGTGGACTGTGGTGTATGCTATTTTGTGTATACTGTATACCAATCCCATTTGAGGTCCCAAGTATATGTGAAAGTAGGTCAGTATGTAATTTGAATGGACATGTCATGGGGGAGTGTCCAACATCGCAGAAACTTGGAAGTGGCCAACAACTTCGTCGCTCAATAAGCGCATGGCAGCTCCCTTAGAGAATTTCCTAGCAAATAAAAAGCACGGAACCGATGTTGAATTCGCACGACACCATTCTGTCCTAAACTCCGTCTCATAATATACATGATTGATACCCTGTtagagagaaggaaaaaaaaagaaagaacaagaCACAAGGTTAAGGAAACGGTAGCCAGAAACAAAAATGCAATCATGGTAATTGAGCATAATTTTGCAGACCTATGATAACTGATAGAACTATTGACAAAAAGGAATAGAAATCTCTGCACAAGTAGTTCTCAATTATCCACCAATTATGCAGCTAAATCTATGCACAGGTATATAAGGTATCAAAAGATAACCTTCATTTCCTTTATCCTTTGAGGGCTAGCATTTGCATAGCTGAAAGTAATAGGATGCCAGCCtttattctccatctttgttgtAGACTGGTTCCACAGGGTATAGGTCAAAGTTCTACGTTCAAGTTGACCTTCAAGATCATGCATCTACAAAGAAAacagggaagaagaaagaatatcATTGCAAATTAATACTTGAAGTGGTATTGCACTTTAATGGGGAAAAAATAGAAAACCTTAACCACAAATAGCAAAGGTAAATACTAAATAGTGATGGAGGAATCTTAGTATCTTACTGCAAGCAATGTCTGAACATAGTGTTCATCTGGAATACAGTTGTGCTGCTTCTGAAGTTTCTGCACTTATGCCAAAACCATAGTTAAAAATCGTTTATATTGATAGGGAAAAGAAAgtgggaaaaaaaaagaataaaaacaaaaacaaaaacaacaccttATAATATAAGACGAGTACTCAAATCACAACAACGTAATCAGTATGAAAAAAACTAGAATCACAGCATGCTCCATAGTTTGATAAAGTCCACAGAGGTCTCTGATTTTTACAAGGATCTTTTAACACATATGACAAATAAGTGAAAACATAAAATCCCACAAAAAATATCAATCATGTACTAATTCTCACACATGAATCAAATGGTTTGTATATGGGGCTTTTGCAAATATTAGGTTATTTGAGTGTCTGAGAAAAAAGTATACAGGAACCATATCATAGATATTCTACAGCTGTTCCAGGGTTGTGAAAGCAACTCATCTGACTATATTCTGTGATCAAATACCAAATAAAAGGGGGAAAGAGAGACAATAggatgaaattaaaataacaactTCGGCCTGCAATTATTTGATATAATCAGAATAGAAGTATGCCTTTATAATATAGAGTATTGAACTAAATTTCCAGTTTAAAAGAAGCAAAGGATATTGTGTTTACACATAGCAGTAAGATAACATGATACATTCCAATAATGATACaaagaaaactaaaattaaaccACTTACAAGATTCAGCTTTCCCTTTCTGTTATCAATTGGCGGACGTCTCTGAGATGGGAAGATAATCAGACACTGACAGGTTATTCCTTAGTATTAACACATTAAAGACTTACAGTAATCCCAGTCTTGCAACAGTATTGTGCTGGGTTCTATAAGACAACTTTGAAATAATATCATATCAACTTTAAAGCAAACTTAATAAATCAACACAAAAAAGTTTGACTCAACATAAAATATGGTTGAAAATAGTTGTGATTGATTACCTACCTTACAATGCTTATTGAAGACGGGGAAGATAACATCATCATCAACAATTACTT
The sequence above is drawn from the Arachis hypogaea cultivar Tifrunner chromosome 4, arahy.Tifrunner.gnm2.J5K5, whole genome shotgun sequence genome and encodes:
- the LOC112795942 gene encoding uncharacterized protein produces the protein MNRRQRRAFMVLMWTVGFCLIGYIGGRPLYWHLNESLSTVSSCAPCHCDCSLEPLLSLPDGLNNSILDCMKQDPEEGEGSERRFTELLSQEVRQKEAIAEEKQRIADTTLLEAKKLASQYQKEADKCNSGMETCEEARERAEAALVNQMKETALWELRARQRGWKESAFKISRAHF